A single genomic interval of Magnetospirillum sp. 15-1 harbors:
- a CDS encoding class I SAM-dependent methyltransferase, producing the protein MTSMFGRLADLTPPRGIDAVNAVTDGYKAYQALCTAIDVGLFPWLAAKGPSDRKTILAALGMKGMYMSSFLQTLVDARLLDLNGDRYALTQAARDCLLPGDRWYQGDTVVALKGAYSPWGDLTALLCEEPPAPDQPGAVRVQRLRAEQLLRGEVQAVARTLLGYVDAQTADSLLDLGGNSGMFAIALCQLNRDLSATVLAGPGELELARSLVAEHGMEARIAVLPGHPLESDLGLGHDIVLAAHALYGVRQQVADVFRRAALALRPGGLLVSCHWFCREGCEPSSSGLRDMDKCVTAGGHPLCHVERFGGLMLEAGFDGLTQLDFQGPYGLGKLHIGTLLGAAPGEKAGGTAGRGCGC; encoded by the coding sequence ATGACCAGCATGTTCGGGCGATTGGCCGATCTGACGCCGCCCAGGGGGATCGACGCCGTCAACGCCGTCACCGACGGGTACAAAGCCTATCAGGCCCTGTGCACCGCCATCGACGTCGGCCTTTTTCCCTGGCTGGCGGCCAAAGGTCCCTCCGACCGCAAGACCATCCTGGCGGCGCTGGGCATGAAGGGCATGTACATGAGTTCATTCCTGCAGACGCTGGTGGACGCCCGGCTGCTGGACCTGAACGGTGACCGCTACGCCCTCACCCAGGCGGCGCGGGATTGCCTGTTGCCCGGCGACCGCTGGTATCAGGGCGATACCGTGGTCGCCCTGAAGGGGGCCTACTCGCCGTGGGGCGATCTGACCGCCCTGCTGTGCGAGGAGCCGCCCGCCCCGGACCAGCCCGGCGCCGTCCGGGTGCAGCGCCTTCGGGCCGAGCAACTGCTGCGCGGCGAGGTGCAGGCCGTGGCCCGCACCCTGCTGGGCTATGTCGATGCCCAGACCGCCGACAGCCTGCTGGACCTGGGCGGCAATTCCGGGATGTTCGCCATAGCGCTCTGCCAGTTGAACCGTGATCTGTCGGCCACGGTGCTGGCCGGGCCGGGCGAGCTGGAACTGGCCCGCTCCCTGGTGGCCGAGCACGGCATGGAGGCGAGAATCGCCGTTCTGCCCGGCCATCCGCTGGAAAGCGATTTGGGGCTGGGCCACGACATCGTATTGGCCGCCCACGCCCTCTACGGCGTGCGGCAACAGGTGGCCGACGTATTCCGCCGTGCCGCCCTGGCGCTACGGCCCGGCGGTCTTCTGGTCTCGTGCCACTGGTTCTGCCGCGAGGGCTGCGAGCCGTCGTCGTCGGGCCTGCGCGACATGGACAAGTGCGTGACGGCGGGCGGGCATCCCCTCTGTCATGTGGAGCGGTTCGGCGGACTGATGCTCGAGGCGGGATTCGACGGGCTGACCCAACTGGATTTCCAGGGGCCGTACGGTCTGGGCAAGCTGCACATCGGGACCCTCTTGGGCGCGGCGCCCGGCGAGAAAGCCGGCGGGACGGCTGGCCGTGGCTGTGGCTGCTGA
- a CDS encoding DUF364 domain-containing protein, with protein sequence MAVAADFEPGAILRDTAGEIRRVLGGDCGGLVVEQAVLGLFFTGVMLSNGRGGICATPIKSIPEAVCCPSSIQAMPMPGKLRGRPVAAFLDDLGPANSLRRALSIAVLSALSATVMDGGGGVVETVRGVDGLDEARIAKGDNVVLVGALGPMIKALKARGGPFRILEKDPATLRPDEMAFYAPAEDAPIEVPRADVLVTTGTTLINDTLEGLLALVRPGAEVVVVGPTASLLPEAFFLRGVRVLGGVRVTDPKRLLHMLAEGGSGYHIFGRAAERVVMNSH encoded by the coding sequence GTGGCTGTGGCTGCTGATTTCGAGCCCGGCGCCATCCTGCGCGATACCGCCGGGGAAATCCGGCGGGTGCTGGGCGGGGATTGCGGTGGGCTGGTGGTGGAACAGGCCGTCCTCGGCCTGTTCTTCACCGGAGTGATGCTGTCCAACGGGCGGGGCGGCATCTGCGCCACCCCCATCAAATCCATCCCCGAGGCGGTATGCTGCCCCAGCTCGATTCAGGCCATGCCCATGCCGGGAAAGCTGCGCGGGCGGCCGGTGGCGGCCTTCCTGGACGATCTCGGCCCGGCCAATTCCCTGCGCCGGGCACTGTCCATCGCCGTGCTGTCGGCCCTGTCGGCGACGGTGATGGACGGCGGCGGCGGCGTGGTCGAGACGGTGCGCGGCGTGGACGGCCTGGATGAAGCCAGGATCGCCAAGGGCGACAACGTGGTGCTGGTCGGTGCCCTGGGACCGATGATCAAGGCTTTGAAGGCGCGCGGCGGGCCGTTCCGCATCCTGGAAAAGGACCCGGCGACGCTTCGGCCCGACGAGATGGCCTTCTACGCCCCGGCCGAGGACGCTCCCATCGAGGTGCCCCGGGCCGACGTGCTGGTCACCACCGGAACGACGCTGATCAACGATACGCTGGAGGGGCTGCTGGCCCTGGTCCGTCCCGGCGCCGAGGTGGTGGTGGTCGGCCCCACCGCCAGCCTGCTGCCCGAGGCGTTCTTCCTCCGGGGCGTGCGGGTGCTGGGCGGGGTGCGGGTGACCGACCCGAAGCGCCTGCTTCACATGCTGGCCGAGGGGGGCTCCGGCTATCACATTTTTGGCCGCGCCGCCGAGCGGGTCGTCATGAACAGCCACTAG
- a CDS encoding energy transducer TonB, whose product MLAPDTFSMVLAGWCRDDEPGPPGRAGRTSVAWTLPVSVALHAGILLALVWTADHLQSPPPPPKPLPVEIITLAPPRPEPKVSPPAEAVKDPGPPPPQPAPQARPVPSPRPSPARHMPEARPVAASAVSSPLAAPVEVGASAAEASVPSTRPVSTPPATASADEVGLYLAEVRRKLQAHLDYPFAARRMKLGGIVHIRLRVATDGVVEERSMTVTASSGAEILDEAGLATIRRASPFPPPPGGRALVINVPVVFELRRG is encoded by the coding sequence ATGCTGGCGCCGGACACCTTTTCCATGGTCCTGGCCGGCTGGTGCCGGGATGACGAGCCTGGACCTCCGGGGCGGGCGGGGCGGACTTCCGTCGCCTGGACCTTGCCGGTATCGGTGGCGCTGCATGCCGGCATCCTGCTCGCCCTGGTCTGGACGGCCGATCACCTCCAGTCGCCGCCGCCGCCGCCCAAGCCGCTGCCGGTGGAGATCATTACCTTGGCCCCGCCCAGGCCCGAACCCAAGGTTTCGCCGCCGGCCGAGGCGGTCAAGGACCCCGGACCCCCGCCGCCCCAGCCGGCGCCGCAGGCGAGGCCGGTTCCGTCGCCCCGGCCGTCTCCGGCGCGCCATATGCCGGAGGCCCGGCCCGTGGCCGCTTCCGCCGTGTCTTCCCCGCTCGCCGCGCCGGTCGAAGTTGGAGCGTCGGCCGCCGAGGCATCGGTTCCTTCCACCCGCCCGGTCTCCACTCCGCCCGCCACCGCCTCGGCCGACGAGGTGGGGCTCTATCTCGCCGAGGTGCGGCGCAAGCTTCAGGCCCATCTGGATTATCCCTTCGCCGCCCGACGCATGAAACTGGGGGGCATCGTCCATATCCGGCTGCGCGTGGCGACCGATGGAGTGGTGGAGGAGCGTTCCATGACGGTGACCGCCAGCAGCGGCGCCGAAATCCTCGACGAAGCGGGCCTTGCCACCATCCGCCGGGCCTCGCCCTTTCCGCCGCCTCCCGGCGGCCGTGCCCTGGTCATCAACGTGCCGGTGGTCTTCGAATTGCGGCGGGGCTAG
- a CDS encoding methyl-accepting chemotaxis protein, with amino-acid sequence MRIVRKLPLVIVSLTLVSIMATALAGISKSTAQLVQASEDKMAGLVEARRARIVTFLETLAQDSEILAGNVTTVEALREFASAVQEMGVKIPDPAAYLRKTYMDDNPNPPKERWKLSGFMDSSDWGGVHATFHPTFTKLVEKRGLDDIILINSTGRVVYTVMKNGNLMEDLRAEANRSTPQGRLFDKVYKNPHGQRVLFSDLFADPGGLGGVAWMASPVFGTGEEFLGVIALQVPLDLINGIVNDPTALGETGEAFLVGGDNLRRSDSRFTGRGTALKDRVDNSAIRDGLAGRSGQAKVVGESGEEMLATYAPIAFDDTRWALVLQAEVREVLAPVAKSRNFMAVMGGIILAIAGTVGFLVASTISRPMAEMAAAMNQLAAGDLSAEVRSGERRDEIGEIARAFGVFKANAVEMSRLRAEQEETDRRLRAERSAALLQLAERFSSSVASVVDGVAHAADDLKATARDMSDLAHDVSARAEAANDAAGHTTVSVGTVAAAADELTASVGEISRLAGHASEVAGSAVTEAGRANSMVQGLAEAASRIGEVVGLINSIAGQTNLLALNATIEAARAGEAGKGFAVVAGEVKTLANQTAQATDEIRQHISSVQDATGGAVAAIQGISAIIGRINEIAGVIAEAVEGQGAATLEIARNIQDAAVSTREVSENVAGVSRSAVHARGSAGTVQGAVDSLSSQGRQLRTCVSEFLSLVQA; translated from the coding sequence ATGCGGATCGTTCGGAAACTGCCGCTGGTCATCGTATCCCTGACCCTGGTGTCGATCATGGCTACGGCCCTGGCCGGCATCTCCAAGTCCACGGCCCAGCTCGTCCAGGCGTCGGAGGACAAGATGGCCGGTCTGGTCGAGGCCCGGCGGGCGAGAATCGTCACCTTCCTGGAGACGCTGGCCCAGGATTCCGAAATCCTGGCCGGCAACGTCACGACCGTGGAGGCCCTGCGGGAGTTCGCTTCGGCCGTCCAGGAAATGGGCGTGAAGATACCCGACCCGGCGGCCTATCTGCGCAAGACCTACATGGACGATAACCCCAATCCGCCGAAGGAGCGCTGGAAGCTGAGCGGCTTCATGGACAGTTCCGACTGGGGCGGTGTCCACGCCACCTTCCATCCCACATTCACCAAGCTGGTGGAAAAGCGCGGTCTGGACGACATCATCCTGATCAACTCCACCGGTCGGGTCGTCTATACCGTCATGAAGAACGGCAACCTGATGGAGGACCTGCGGGCCGAGGCCAACCGCTCCACCCCCCAGGGCCGGCTGTTCGACAAGGTCTACAAGAATCCCCATGGTCAACGCGTCCTGTTCAGCGACCTGTTCGCTGATCCCGGCGGCTTGGGGGGCGTGGCCTGGATGGCCTCTCCGGTCTTCGGAACGGGGGAGGAGTTCCTCGGCGTGATCGCCCTGCAGGTTCCCTTGGACCTGATCAACGGCATTGTCAACGATCCGACCGCGCTGGGCGAGACCGGCGAGGCCTTCCTGGTGGGCGGCGACAACCTGCGCCGCAGCGATTCCCGCTTCACCGGGCGGGGAACCGCCCTGAAGGATCGGGTGGACAATTCCGCCATCCGCGACGGCCTGGCCGGCAGGTCCGGACAGGCCAAGGTGGTCGGGGAGAGCGGCGAGGAGATGCTGGCCACCTATGCTCCCATCGCCTTCGACGATACCAGATGGGCCCTGGTGTTGCAGGCCGAGGTCCGCGAGGTTCTGGCCCCGGTGGCGAAAAGCCGCAATTTCATGGCCGTCATGGGCGGCATCATCCTGGCCATCGCGGGGACCGTCGGATTCCTGGTCGCCTCCACCATCAGCCGCCCCATGGCCGAGATGGCGGCGGCCATGAACCAACTGGCCGCAGGCGATCTGTCGGCGGAGGTCCGCTCGGGGGAGCGGCGCGACGAGATCGGCGAAATCGCCCGCGCCTTCGGGGTCTTCAAGGCCAATGCCGTGGAGATGAGCCGGCTGCGCGCCGAGCAGGAGGAGACCGACCGCAGGCTCCGGGCCGAACGGTCCGCCGCCCTGCTCCAGTTGGCGGAGCGGTTCAGCTCCTCGGTGGCCTCGGTGGTGGACGGGGTGGCGCACGCCGCCGACGACCTCAAGGCCACGGCCAGGGATATGAGTGATCTGGCCCATGATGTCAGTGCCAGGGCGGAGGCGGCCAACGATGCCGCCGGGCACACCACGGTCAGCGTGGGAACGGTGGCGGCGGCCGCCGACGAATTGACCGCGTCGGTGGGCGAGATCAGCCGGCTGGCCGGCCATGCCTCCGAGGTGGCAGGATCGGCGGTGACCGAGGCCGGGCGGGCCAATTCCATGGTCCAGGGACTGGCGGAGGCGGCCAGTCGGATCGGCGAGGTGGTGGGGCTGATCAATTCCATCGCCGGCCAGACCAACCTGCTGGCCTTGAATGCGACCATCGAGGCGGCGCGGGCCGGCGAGGCGGGCAAGGGATTCGCGGTGGTGGCGGGCGAGGTCAAGACCCTGGCCAACCAGACCGCCCAGGCCACCGACGAGATACGCCAGCATATCTCATCCGTTCAGGACGCCACCGGCGGCGCCGTCGCGGCTATCCAGGGCATTTCCGCAATCATCGGGCGCATCAATGAAATCGCCGGGGTGATCGCCGAGGCCGTCGAGGGGCAGGGGGCCGCCACCCTGGAAATCGCCCGCAACATCCAGGACGCCGCCGTCAGCACCCGCGAGGTGTCCGAGAACGTGGCGGGCGTCAGCCGTTCCGCCGTCCACGCGCGGGGCTCGGCGGGAACGGTGCAGGGGGCGGTGGATTCCCTGTCGTCCCAGGGGCGGCAATTGCGAACCTGCGTGTCCGAGTTTCTATCCCTGGTACAGGCATAG
- a CDS encoding LysR family transcriptional regulator, with product MKLSQFRCFMAVAEAGSVRQAARNLNLSQSSVTKSIQQLEESLKAELFLRGSHGLSPTAVGKMLINRVKMIDGELRQIRNDVETIHGGSSGEIRVCASPTVSMGLLPRAVVSFRKNRPNVGFHIQEGVYPDFLPAVRMGELDFAIALAPETPTDEELHCELLLQDYLTPAVRIDHPLTAKGKLVLSDLLDLTWVNYRRSRTGRDIFERSFLANGLTPPNTIECTSFAATLALVENSDYVTLVPTQIFANRPRRMPITPLFMGTPMPPWDVTVISRRPHELSPLCLAFLEELRRTADKARISAS from the coding sequence ATGAAACTCAGCCAGTTCCGCTGCTTCATGGCCGTGGCCGAGGCCGGGTCGGTGCGTCAGGCGGCGCGCAATCTGAATCTGTCGCAATCCTCGGTCACCAAGAGCATCCAGCAGTTGGAGGAGTCGCTCAAGGCGGAGCTGTTCCTGCGCGGGTCCCACGGCCTGTCGCCCACCGCCGTGGGCAAGATGCTGATCAACCGCGTCAAGATGATCGATGGCGAATTGCGGCAGATCCGCAATGACGTCGAGACCATTCACGGCGGCTCGTCCGGCGAGATCCGGGTCTGCGCCTCGCCCACCGTTTCCATGGGCCTTCTGCCCCGGGCGGTGGTCAGTTTCCGCAAGAACCGGCCCAATGTCGGCTTTCACATCCAGGAGGGCGTCTATCCCGACTTCCTGCCCGCCGTCAGGATGGGCGAGCTGGATTTCGCCATCGCGCTGGCGCCCGAGACGCCGACCGACGAGGAGTTGCACTGCGAGTTGCTGCTCCAGGATTATCTTACTCCCGCCGTCCGGATCGACCATCCCCTGACGGCCAAGGGCAAGCTGGTCCTCTCCGACCTGCTGGACCTCACCTGGGTGAATTATCGCCGCAGCCGCACCGGACGCGACATCTTCGAACGCAGTTTCCTGGCCAACGGCCTCACTCCGCCCAACACCATCGAATGCACGTCGTTCGCCGCCACCCTGGCCCTGGTGGAGAACAGCGATTACGTGACCCTGGTGCCGACCCAGATTTTCGCCAACCGGCCCCGGCGCATGCCGATCACCCCGCTGTTCATGGGAACCCCCATGCCGCCTTGGGATGTCACGGTGATTTCCCGCCGGCCCCATGAACTGTCGCCGCTGTGCCTGGCCTTCCTCGAGGAATTGCGCCGGACCGCCGACAAGGCCCGCATCAGCGCCAGCTAA
- a CDS encoding molybdopterin-dependent oxidoreductase: protein MSLGGMKFSVLLFGLAQALRFQAARYPEFAKRLKEKNFTAQMKVSDNSAGRWFTFQNGKVLSGKGIHAKPQVVLSFSSAKLGASLLMPPIDQLAQIEAIKNFQMMLEGPDELTLWFTQTLMIMQQQGLEFGTKMPDGTTRFVSHTNGGPMFVFVKGGKVIRLTPIEFTDEDAPSWTIKAKGKTFTPPRKTTLAPHSTCHKSTLYSPDRLLYPMKRVDFDPNGERNCENRGISGYERISWDEALDIVASEIKRVKREHGQGAIMGTHGSHHTWGNLGYYISSAFKFFNTIGYTKVAHNPDSWEGWYWGAMHHFGYSMRLGQTETYNCVEDLMQEAEMVVFWSADPETTSGSYAAFEGTSRRQWLKDLGIEVVHIDPYYNNTATLIGGKWLAPKPGTDPAMAFAIAHVWLTEGLYDKKFVTERTVGFDKWADYILGKEDGTPKSPEWQEAETGISAREVRALARQWGKKKTYLGAGGWGNGHGGACRSATGIQWARTLACLMGMQGMGRPGVNYGHMQWGTPIDIRFFFPGYADGGLSGDLEATGLAISLYQRMPQLPTYNTATQKVPRLQIPEAILEGKAEGYPWDGKTLEGQFRKFTYPAVGHSPVKMMYKIGGASLGTMNDSNRYVKAYRTDKLEFVVNQSIWFEGEAKFADIILPACTQFERWDISEFGGTGGYALHGQTQMNHRVILLQHKCIEPLGESKSDFQIFLDLSTRLGLSAYFSEGQTELDWVKRMFDSSDLPKHITWKQFLKRGYFVVPALDEKHRDPVALRWFYEGRKKDVPEPHPLPADYSQEFLNGLQTQSGKFEFECNSLKRFDANDPERPPVVKYLRSWEGPGTELYEHFPLQLISPHSRFSYHTMSDGKQSAINDIKEHRVLIDGYYYWVLRINEADAKARGIKHHDLIKVFNDRGAVLCAAHVTNRLPQGAVHAYESSAVYDPIGEPGYSVDRGGCINQLTPKRSIAKKVTGTAANSCLVQVALWDGKAELTSTAAKAEAAPKAAPVLVPAQ from the coding sequence ATGAGCTTGGGTGGCATGAAATTCTCGGTGCTGTTGTTCGGTCTGGCGCAGGCGTTGCGTTTTCAGGCTGCCCGTTATCCGGAATTCGCCAAGCGGCTGAAGGAAAAGAATTTTACCGCCCAGATGAAGGTATCCGACAACAGCGCCGGCCGCTGGTTCACCTTCCAAAACGGCAAGGTGCTGTCGGGCAAGGGCATCCACGCCAAGCCCCAGGTTGTCCTGTCCTTCTCCTCGGCCAAGCTGGGCGCCTCGCTGCTGATGCCGCCCATCGACCAACTGGCCCAGATCGAGGCCATCAAGAACTTCCAGATGATGCTGGAGGGGCCGGACGAGCTGACCCTGTGGTTCACCCAGACGCTGATGATCATGCAGCAGCAGGGCCTGGAATTCGGGACGAAGATGCCCGACGGCACCACCCGCTTCGTCTCGCACACCAATGGCGGGCCGATGTTCGTGTTCGTCAAGGGCGGCAAGGTCATCCGTCTCACCCCCATCGAGTTCACCGACGAGGACGCGCCTTCCTGGACCATCAAGGCCAAGGGCAAGACCTTCACTCCGCCGCGCAAGACCACCCTGGCGCCGCACTCCACCTGCCACAAGTCGACGCTGTATTCACCCGATCGCCTGCTCTATCCCATGAAGCGGGTCGATTTCGATCCCAACGGCGAGCGCAATTGCGAGAACCGGGGCATCTCGGGCTACGAGCGCATCAGTTGGGACGAGGCTCTGGACATCGTCGCCTCCGAGATAAAGCGGGTGAAGCGCGAGCACGGCCAGGGCGCCATCATGGGCACCCACGGCTCGCACCATACCTGGGGCAACCTGGGCTACTACATCAGCTCCGCCTTCAAGTTCTTCAACACCATCGGCTACACCAAGGTCGCCCATAACCCCGACAGCTGGGAAGGCTGGTACTGGGGCGCCATGCATCACTTCGGCTACAGCATGCGGCTCGGCCAGACCGAGACCTATAACTGTGTCGAGGACCTGATGCAGGAGGCCGAGATGGTGGTCTTCTGGTCGGCCGACCCCGAGACCACCAGCGGCTCCTACGCCGCCTTCGAGGGGACTTCGCGGCGCCAGTGGCTGAAGGATCTGGGCATCGAGGTGGTCCACATCGATCCCTACTACAACAACACCGCCACCCTGATCGGCGGCAAGTGGCTGGCGCCCAAGCCGGGCACCGATCCGGCCATGGCCTTCGCCATCGCCCATGTCTGGCTGACCGAGGGGCTCTACGACAAGAAATTCGTCACCGAGCGCACCGTCGGCTTCGACAAGTGGGCCGATTATATCCTGGGCAAGGAAGACGGTACGCCCAAGAGCCCGGAATGGCAGGAGGCCGAGACCGGTATCTCGGCCCGCGAGGTCCGCGCCCTGGCGCGCCAGTGGGGCAAGAAGAAGACCTATCTGGGGGCCGGCGGCTGGGGCAACGGCCATGGCGGCGCCTGCCGCTCGGCCACCGGCATCCAGTGGGCCCGGACGCTCGCCTGCCTGATGGGCATGCAGGGCATGGGGCGGCCGGGCGTCAATTACGGCCACATGCAGTGGGGCACCCCCATCGACATCCGCTTCTTCTTCCCCGGCTATGCCGACGGCGGCCTGTCGGGCGACCTGGAGGCCACCGGCCTGGCCATCAGCCTGTACCAGCGCATGCCGCAACTGCCCACCTACAACACCGCCACCCAGAAGGTGCCGCGGCTGCAGATTCCGGAAGCCATCCTGGAAGGCAAGGCCGAGGGCTATCCCTGGGACGGCAAGACCCTGGAAGGCCAGTTCCGCAAGTTCACCTACCCGGCGGTCGGCCACTCGCCGGTCAAGATGATGTACAAGATCGGTGGCGCCTCGCTCGGCACCATGAACGACAGCAACCGCTACGTTAAGGCGTACCGCACCGACAAGCTGGAATTCGTGGTCAACCAGTCCATCTGGTTCGAGGGCGAGGCCAAGTTCGCCGACATCATCCTGCCCGCCTGCACCCAGTTCGAACGCTGGGACATCAGTGAGTTCGGCGGCACCGGCGGTTACGCCCTGCACGGCCAGACCCAGATGAACCACCGGGTCATCCTGTTGCAGCACAAGTGCATCGAGCCCCTGGGCGAGTCCAAGTCCGACTTCCAGATCTTCCTCGACCTCTCGACCCGTCTCGGCCTGTCCGCCTACTTCTCCGAGGGCCAGACCGAGCTGGACTGGGTCAAGCGCATGTTCGACTCGTCCGACCTGCCCAAGCACATCACCTGGAAGCAGTTCCTGAAGCGCGGCTATTTCGTGGTGCCGGCGCTCGACGAGAAGCACCGCGACCCGGTGGCGCTGCGCTGGTTCTACGAGGGCCGCAAGAAGGACGTGCCCGAGCCGCATCCCTTGCCCGCCGATTACAGTCAGGAATTCCTGAACGGCCTGCAGACCCAGAGCGGCAAGTTCGAGTTCGAGTGCAACAGTCTGAAGCGCTTCGACGCCAACGATCCCGAACGGCCGCCGGTGGTCAAGTATCTGCGGTCGTGGGAAGGCCCAGGCACCGAGCTTTACGAGCATTTTCCGCTCCAGCTCATCTCGCCCCATTCGCGCTTCAGCTATCACACCATGAGCGACGGCAAGCAGAGCGCGATCAACGACATCAAGGAACACCGCGTCCTGATCGACGGCTACTATTACTGGGTCCTGCGCATCAACGAGGCCGACGCCAAGGCGCGCGGCATCAAGCACCACGACCTGATCAAGGTGTTCAACGACCGTGGCGCCGTCCTGTGCGCCGCCCACGTCACCAACCGCCTGCCCCAAGGCGCCGTGCACGCCTACGAATCCTCGGCGGTCTACGACCCCATCGGCGAGCCCGGTTATTCCGTCGATCGCGGCGGCTGCATCAACCAGCTCACCCCCAAACGCTCCATCGCCAAGAAGGTGACCGGCACCGCCGCCAATTCCTGCCTGGTGCAGGTGGCGCTGTGGGACGGCAAGGCCGAGTTGACCAGCACCGCCGCCAAGGCCGAGGCGGCACCCAAGGCCGCTCCCGTTCTGGTCCCGGCGCAGTAG
- a CDS encoding 4Fe-4S dicluster domain-containing protein encodes MKKWNLIIDVAKCFNCNNCALAVHDEYYDNEFPGISASMPRLGHRWIDLIQRERGVYPLIDVVTLPVTCNHCDDAPCLKAARNGAVEKRPDGIVVIVPEKAKGQRQIVESCPYGAVWWNEEKQLPQAWPFDAHLLDTGWTKVRASQSCPTEAIRTVKVDDAEMRRLVAEEGLEVLQPEAGTKPRVYYKNLARYTKALVGGSVAAPIAGIEECIAGAAVALVRDGRKVAETVTDTFGDFRFDGLDEGSGAYRLEIRKPGFAPGTLDITLGQSAYLGVITLASAAA; translated from the coding sequence ATGAAGAAGTGGAACCTGATCATCGACGTCGCCAAGTGCTTCAACTGCAACAACTGCGCCTTGGCCGTTCACGACGAATACTATGACAACGAGTTTCCCGGAATATCCGCGTCCATGCCGCGCCTGGGCCATCGCTGGATCGATCTGATCCAGCGCGAACGCGGCGTCTATCCCCTGATCGACGTGGTCACCCTGCCGGTGACCTGCAATCACTGCGACGACGCTCCCTGCCTCAAGGCGGCGCGCAACGGCGCCGTCGAGAAGCGCCCCGATGGCATCGTGGTCATCGTGCCGGAAAAGGCCAAGGGCCAGCGCCAGATCGTCGAGTCATGCCCGTACGGCGCCGTGTGGTGGAACGAGGAGAAGCAACTGCCACAGGCCTGGCCTTTCGACGCCCATTTGCTCGATACCGGCTGGACCAAGGTCCGCGCCTCGCAATCATGTCCCACCGAGGCGATCCGCACCGTCAAGGTGGACGATGCCGAGATGCGCCGCCTTGTCGCCGAGGAGGGGCTTGAGGTGCTGCAGCCCGAGGCCGGGACCAAGCCCAGGGTCTACTACAAGAACCTCGCCCGTTACACCAAGGCCCTGGTCGGCGGCTCGGTGGCGGCCCCCATCGCCGGAATCGAGGAATGCATCGCCGGTGCCGCCGTGGCCCTGGTGCGCGACGGCCGCAAGGTGGCCGAGACGGTGACCGACACCTTCGGCGACTTCCGTTTCGACGGGCTGGACGAGGGCAGCGGCGCCTATCGCCTGGAAATCCGCAAGCCGGGCTTTGCCCCCGGCACCCTGGACATCACCCTGGGGCAGTCGGCCTATCTCGGCGTCATCACCCTCGCCTCGGCGGCGGCGTAA
- a CDS encoding NAD(P)-dependent oxidoreductase, with translation MTPDLTIGWIGAGRMGSAMAARLLAAGLDVAVYNRTRAKAEPLAALGARLAETPSDLADRDIVFTNLSSSDVFVDMVCGPNGLLSRKSKAPRLLVDFSTISTEASATVRAALAQRGTAMLDAPVSGNAKVVEAGKLSIVASGPAEAFEMARPYLHLMAKAATYVGEGEAARIVKICHNVFLGVVAQSLAEVTILAEKGGVSRHAFLDFINNSVMGSMFTRYKAPAYVNLDFKPTFTPVLLRKDLDLGLAAGRAMEVPLPLAAQVREILQSMIGQGYRDCDFAALLEVEAKAAGLRLEPENVDVDPGI, from the coding sequence ATGACCCCTGACCTCACCATCGGGTGGATCGGCGCCGGACGGATGGGCTCGGCCATGGCCGCCAGGCTGCTGGCGGCGGGCCTCGACGTCGCCGTCTACAACCGGACGCGTGCCAAGGCCGAACCCCTGGCCGCTCTCGGCGCCCGTCTGGCGGAAACGCCGTCCGATCTGGCCGACCGGGATATCGTCTTCACCAACCTGTCCAGTTCCGATGTCTTCGTCGACATGGTGTGCGGCCCCAACGGCCTGCTGTCGCGCAAGAGCAAGGCGCCGCGCCTGCTGGTGGATTTCTCCACCATTTCCACCGAGGCCTCGGCAACGGTGCGGGCGGCGCTGGCCCAACGCGGCACCGCCATGCTGGACGCGCCGGTCAGCGGCAACGCCAAGGTGGTGGAGGCCGGCAAGCTTTCCATCGTGGCGTCGGGACCCGCCGAGGCCTTCGAGATGGCACGCCCCTATCTCCACCTGATGGCCAAGGCGGCCACCTATGTGGGCGAGGGCGAGGCGGCCCGCATCGTCAAGATCTGCCACAACGTCTTCCTGGGCGTGGTGGCGCAGTCCCTGGCCGAAGTGACCATCCTGGCGGAGAAGGGGGGCGTGTCCCGCCACGCCTTCCTCGACTTCATCAACAACAGCGTGATGGGGTCGATGTTCACCCGCTACAAGGCGCCGGCCTACGTCAATCTCGACTTCAAGCCGACCTTTACGCCGGTGCTGCTGCGCAAGGACCTCGACCTGGGCCTGGCCGCCGGCCGCGCCATGGAGGTTCCCCTGCCGCTGGCCGCCCAGGTCCGCGAAATCCTGCAATCCATGATCGGCCAGGGTTACCGCGACTGCGACTTCGCCGCCCTGCTGGAGGTTGAGGCCAAGGCTGCCGGCCTGCGCCTCGAGCCCGAGAACGTCGACGTCGATCCCGGCATCTGA